A genomic region of Rhipicephalus sanguineus isolate Rsan-2018 chromosome 1, BIME_Rsan_1.4, whole genome shotgun sequence contains the following coding sequences:
- the LOC119387887 gene encoding uncharacterized protein LOC119387887, which yields MSAFLKQARACWKEAAVYSDKPEGICAPKVDAMFRRCLVRVTRQTSCEEDERANQRIRGEVDSQRALCIGASARRAAAAPPSIVAPSVTRFLFTGAALLALCRPPAN from the exons ATGAGCGCCTTCTTGAAGCAGGCTCGAGCGTGTTGGAAGGAGGCAGCCGTCTACTCGGACAAGCCCGAAGGAATTTGCGC GCCCAAAGTTGACGCGATGTTCCGTCGCTGCCTGGTGCGCGTCACCAGACAAACCAGCTGTGAAGAAGACGAGCGCGCTAATCAGCGGATCCGCGGCGAAGTGGACTCGCAGCGCGCCCTCTGCATCGGGGCCTCTGCTcggcgcgcggcggcggcgcctCCCAGCATCGTGGCGCCGAGTGTCACCCGCTTCCTCTTCACTGGAGCAGCCCTGCTCGCGCTCTGCCGCCCCCCGGCGAATTAA